The Stomoxys calcitrans chromosome 3, idStoCalc2.1, whole genome shotgun sequence genome includes a region encoding these proteins:
- the LOC131996070 gene encoding uncharacterized protein LOC131996070 translates to MAPPDGWIQQKPKSPHSRHSSPRAPCKRSLSPKNEKKTLWQFIRENNVTKRNPAFYKNSWELFIHSMKGAFTQTDKEFPGLSKNKNKLLNLRKKASVFTAATSLLKQRLKRTTTFFDMSSKKFIFFSDQVVTFCATFANIPLQDHTISGLEVELEDLERRWRQLVQIYESEMTSENPVNTEEERVSTHSKFGTTCKAYKECKASILDLLFIEKQKQIKTQANGSEIRQDLQTVDTGYSLKVPPCDTEIFSGGYEKWPSFRDMFTAIYGRHPKLSPAQKLFHLRAKTRGEANQIVKGFALTDLNYELAWKALKERYENKRILINHQLRKIFDLEMVSTEKSKSLRNLQYTINNCLSVLKSYNISVIAWDPILVFWVSSKLPQETLSAWEGSIQNHKDMPTWNQLNEFLSNRLDLLESISDIRRPGTNTGTTSQKSQSYMVKSDATPRACRVCQKNHALRQCSKFISMSLTEKREFIAQHKICENCLSYGHKVTDCRIKKLCQECNQTHHTLLHSRPDRNEPQNPSSYHIATQEEEEPSSFHPPMDEVQMNFSESGHGTILPTALIDLEHLGNRFTIRAFLDQGSQETFIANRIVSQLGIPTSKSFTKISGLGGTVLETSSRVCNLKLRSRRSSFVLETMAIVISNLNHLMPSATHQIDDWTGLNQLELADPFFYKTAKIDMLIGSDILPCVLKTGVHRNISENLLAQESEFGWFISGPQNSRCVTTFAAWASHCTTSLNDAVRKFWESEEIPEEIQQSEEDLECEQIYKDTTQRQDNGRYIVRLPFKKEFPQQMSLGSSRRTALGQFFRMEKTLKNSPALSEEYNRVLQEYLVLDHMTAVSADELCNGKSYMSFYLPHHAVVKPERTSTKLRVVFNASKKTTSGFSLNDVLYTGPTLQNDLMNVILRWRLFQYVFNGDIQKMYRQILVDERDQQYQRCIFKKTLTDPVQDFALKTVTFGVNCAPYLAIRTLLQLSTDGKKTHPAASDILRRDIYVDDVLSGGHSINEAKGHLTELVDLLASAGFPLKKITANHADILQTVPAEDLLDQDFLKLEDSSDTKTLGIRWNAMMDVFYYNVYDINNLKETITKRTILSIVAKLFDPAGWLTPIIITAKMLLQQLWIDGTDWDEKVKPHSLEKWFAFVGNFSKIPEIRIPRWIGYRPQKVIQIHGFCDASEKAYCACLYIRVVEAEDRISCQLLVSKSKVAPLKTISLPRLELCGAVLLARLTRSTCEHLNFKQRDIYLWSDSTITLAWLSKPPYQWKTYVANRVSRILDHVGNANWLHVNSGDNPADLGTRGCTTTELKENKLWWNGPKWLKGQISDWPQQPILTQHSLEKKTNAFQTLTEQEDILDRFSSYHRALRVLAYMFRFIRNCRRQIGYISPNGLITSEELNFVKYRAIIISQRAYFHREYDSLMLNSTINVKSRLLTLNPYLDKNGLLRVNGRLSNSDLSFNEKHPIILPEKSKLCKLLVDFTHQILMHAEHQTMLRSIRQEFYVIRLKNVIRQCIRTCKICTIYKHRIRSQIMAALPQERCIYSPPFTNTGVDFAGPFEIKTSKLRNAKLEKGYAVVFVCLSTRAIHLEACSSLSSEAFLATFDRFVGRRGFPVKVFSDNGTNFVGANRILANEYKNFLKLAEKALVEKYSIHGFSWHFIPPQAPHMGGLWEAGVKSMKAHLRKVAGNLKFTYEEFSTLLIRIESILNSRPLSPISETPSELVALTPGHFLKGSPLVAVPEEYSDNMSLISRWQRLKVLQLHFAKRWKNEYISELQRRYKWKTLQKDLKEDDLVVIKDDNLPPTEWSSQKCKVCQERHHLRFCQKFNNMEVLERVQTAKEKGYCFNCLCASHTREWCRSRNTCAVCNRNHHTKLHVDRQKPKRDSKPSSIRQSSPSSTSRRTPSQKSDGSQVSQNKEIKDSKMKRRLGGRSKRHVFMPTALARAITVGGTNKTRILLNSGATQTVILKSFVKNQQLQTTNKNGKVFCTVNLQSFHDSTVKIQIHGVVKMKFDSPLPEKVSDTILENTYSQLPDLADPHFYHPVNIDIMIANDEMSKSGVSSLKVGG, encoded by the exons AACAACCACTTTTTTCGACATGAGTTCCAAGAAGTTTATATTTTTCTCCGACCAGGTCGTCACATTCTGTGCTACGTTTGCAAATATTCCGCTCCAAGATCATACTATTTCCGGATTGGAAGTAGAATTGGAGGATTTGGAACGTAGATGGCGACAGTTGGTACAGATTTACGAATCCGAGATGACTTCGGAGAATCCAGTTAATACTGAGGAGGAAAGGGTGTCAACACACTCTAAATTTGGAACGACATGCAAGGCATATAAGGAATGTAAGGCATCGATCTTAGATTTGCTTTTCATCGAGAAGCAAAAGCAGATTAAGACACAGGCGAATGGAAGTGAAATTCGGCAGGATTTACAAACTGTTGACACGGGATACTCCCTGAAAGTTCCTCCGTGTGATACGGAGATTTTTAGTGGGGGTTATGAGAAATGGCCCAGCTTTAGGGACATGTTTACTGCCATATACGGCAGACATCCAAAACTGTCACCAGCTCAGAAGCTATTTCACCTAAGAGCGAAAACTCGGGGGGAAGCAAATCAGATAGTTAAAGGATTTGCTCTTACGGATTTGAACTATGAGTTGGCGTGGAAGGCTCTTAAGGAACGATATGAGAATAAGCGTATTCTCATTAACCACCAACTCAGAAAGATTTTCGATCTTGAAATGGTTTCTACGGAAAAGAGTAAGAGTTTGCGCAACCTTCAGTACACAATCAACAATTGTTTGTCTGTCTTGAAATCATATAACATTTCTGTTATTGCATGGGATCCAATTTTGGTTTTCTGGGTTTCCTCGAAGTTACCACAAGAAACCTTGTCGGCTTGGGAAGGTTCTATACAGAACCATAAGGATATGCCTACTTGGAATCAACTTAACGAGTTCCTTTCCAATCGTCTGGATCTTTTGGAGTCAATCAGCGATATCCGAAGACCAGGAACAAATACCGGGACAACGTCTCAGAAATCTCAGAGTTATATGGTGAAATCTGATGCAACGCCTCGGGCTTGTCGAGTTTGTCAAAAGAACCATGCTCTACGGCAATGTTCGAAATTTATATCCATGTCTCTTACGGAGAAAAGGGAATTTATTGCACAACATAAGATCTGTGAAAATTGCTTGTCTTACGGACATAAAGTGACGGATTGTAGGATCAAGAAATTGTGCCAAGAATGTAACCAGACTCATCATACGTTGTTACACTCACGGCCTGATCGCAATGAGCCTCAAAATCCTTCCTCTTATCATATTGCTACGCAAGAAGAAGAGGAACCGTCTTCATTCCACCCTCCGATGGATGAAGTACAAATGAATTTTTCGGAATCTGGCCACGGAACGATTCTTCCAACAGCATTGATTGATTTGGAGCATTTGGGTAATCGTTTCACGATTCGAGCTTTCCTAGACCAAGGTTCTCAGGAAACGTTTATCGCTAACAGGATCGTTAGTCAACTGGGAATTCCAACAAGTAAATCTTTTACGAAGATATCTGGACTTGGAGGTACAGTACTGGAAACTTCATCTAGGGTTTGCAACCTGAAGTTAAGATCAAGGAGGTCGAGTTTTGTCTTGGAAACGATGGCAATAGTTATTTCTAACTTGAATCATCTCATGCCATCCGCAACACATCAAATAGATGATTGGACAGGTTTGAATCAGCTCGAGTTGGCGGATCCATTTTTCTACAAGACTGCAAAAATCGATATGTTGATTGGCAGTGACATTCTTCCATGTGTGTTGAAAACTGGGGTTCACAGAAACATTTCAGAAAACCTGTTGGCACAGGAATCTGAGTTTGGGTGGTTCATAAGTGGCCCACAAAATTCAAGATGCGTTACTACGTTCGCAGCTTGGGCAAGTCATTGTACTACCTCCCTTAATGATGCAGTGAGGAAGTTTTGGGAGAGTGAAGAAATTCCTGAGGAAATTCAACAATCCGAAGAGGATTTGGAGTGTGAACAAATCTACAAAGACACCACTCAACGTCAGGATAATGGGCGATATATTGTCAGGCTCCCCTTTAAGAAAGAATTTCCCCAGCAAATGTCCTTAGGTTCGTCAAGAAGGACGGCTTTAGGCCAATTTTTTAGAATGGAGAAGACATTAAAGAATTCCCCAGCTCTATCAGAAGAATATAACAGAGTACTCCAAGAGTATTTGGTACTAGATCACATGACCGCGGTTTCAGCTGATGAATTATGTAATGGCAAATCTTATATGTCATTTTACTTACCACATCATGCGGTAGTAAAGCCCGAACGAACTTCTACGAAGCTCCGGGTAGTATTTAATGCGTCGAAAAAGACGACAAGTGGATTCTCTTTAAACGATGTTCTTTACACTGGGCCTACTTTACAGAACGACTTAATGAACGTAATTTTACGATGGCGATTATTTCAATATGTGTTCAACGGCGACATACAAAAAATGTATCGCCAGATATTGGTAGATGAACGTGATCAACAATATCAAAGGTGCATATTTAAGAAGACATTAACGGATCCCGTACAGGATTTTGCGCTAAAAACCGTCACATTTGGGGTAAATTGTGCTCCATACCTTGCTATCAGGACACTATTGCAACTGAGTACCGATGGAAAGAAGACTCATCCAGCTGCTTCCGATATATTGCGACGTGACATTTACGTTGATGATGTTTTGTCTGGTGGACATTCGATAAATGAAGCGAAAGGACACTTGACAGAATTAGTAGATTTGCTGGCTTCTGCTGGATTTCCATTGAAGAAGATTACGGCAAATCACGCCGACATTCTTCAGACTGTCCCAGCAGAAGACCTGTTGGACCAAGATTTCTTGAAGCTGGAAGACTCCAGTGACACGAAAACTCTAGGAATCCGGTGGAATGCGATGATGGATGTTTTTTACTATAATGTCTACGACATTAACAATTTGAAAGAGACCATTACTAAACGAACCATATTGTCAATTGTGGCTAAATTGTTTGACCCTGCAGGTTGGTTAACCCCTATAATTATAACAGCAAAAATGCTGTTACAACAGCTCTGGATTGATGGCACAGACTGGGACGAAAAGGTTAAGCCACACTCGTTAGAGAAATGGTTCGCATTTGTAGGAAACTTTTCGAAAATTCCGGAAATTAGAATACCTCGTTGGATTGGATATAGACCCCAGAAGGTTATTCAAATTCACGGGTTTTGCGACGCGTCCGAGAAAGCGTACTGCGCGTGCTTGTACATTCGTGTAGTGGAGGCTGAGGATAGAATATCATGTCAACTTTTGGTGTCAAAAAGCAAAGTGGctccattgaaaacaattagtcTTCCAAGGTTAGAACTTTGTGGGGCAGTATTACTTGCTCGTCTCACAAGGTCCACATGTGAACATCTGAATTTCAAACAGCGGGATatttatttatggtctgattctaCGATCACCCTGGCTTGGTTGAGCAAACCACCCTATCAGTGGAAGACTTATGTGGCAAATAGAGTTTCTAGAATTCTCGATCACGTCGGGAATGCCAATTGGTTACACGTGAATAGCGGAGATAATCCCGCCGATTTAGGAACTCGAGGATGTACTACAACGGAACTAAAGGAAAACAAACTTTGGTGGAATGGACCGAAATGGCTTAAAGGCCAAATTTCTGACTGGCCACAACAGCCGATATTGACACAACATTCTTTGGAAAAGAAAACTAATGCCTTTCAAACTCTTACAGAGCAAGAAGATATATTAGACAGATTTTCTTCATACCACCGTGCCCTCCGGGTTTTGGCTTATATGTTCAGATTTATTAGAAACTGTCGCCGGCAGATTGGTTATATTTCTCCTAACGGACTAATAACCTCGGAAGAACTGAATTTCGTGAAATACCGCGCTATAATTATTTCACAACGTGCATATTTTCATAGGGAGTACGATTCCTTAATGTTGAATTCCACTATCAACGTAAAAAGTAGGCTTTTGACATTAAATCCCTACTTAGACAAAAATGGACTCTTACGAGTAAATGGAAGGCTGTCGAACTCAGATTTGAGCTTCAACGAGAAACACCCGATCATTCTTCCGGAGAAGTCGAAATTATGCAAGTTATTGGTGGATTTTACTCATCAAATTCTGATGCATGCAGAACATCAAACTATGCTTCGATCCATACGCCAGGAATTTTATGTTATACGCCTTAAAAATGTTATTAGGCAATGTATAAGAACTTGCAAAATCTGTACGATATATAAACATAGGATTCGTAGTCAAATTATGGCAGCTTTGCCGCAGGAAAGATGTATATATTCACCTCCTTTTACGAATACCGGGGTAGATTTTGCAGGGCCGTTTGAAATCAAAACTTCTAAATTGCGAAATGCTAAGTTGGAAAAAGGTTATGCTGTTGTATTTGTATGTCTTTCCACTCGTGCTATACATCTAGAAGCATGTTCATCCCTTAGCTCTGAGGCCTTTTTAGCTACTTTTGATCGTTTTGTTGGTAGGAGAGGATTTCCAGTCAAAGTCTTTTCGGACAACGGCACCAACTTCGTTGGCGCTAATCGAATACTTGCAAAtgaatataaaaactttttaaaattggcGGAAAAGGCATTAGTGGAGAAATACAGCATTCATGGTTTCTCATGGCATTTTATTCCCCCCCAGGCCCCCCATATGGGTGGTTTATGGGAAGCTGGGGTAAAAAGTATGAAGGCCCATCTCAGGAAAGTTGCGGGAAATCTGAAGTTTACATATGAGGAATTTTCTACGCTGCTGATACGCATTGAAAGTATTCTGAATTCTAGACCCCTTTCCCCGATAAGCGAAACTCCTTCGGAACTCGTGGCACTGACTCCAGGACACTTCTTGAAGGGTTCCCCTTTAGTCGCAGTTCCTGAGGAGTATTCCGATAATATGTCTCTCATTAGTCGATGGCAACGCCTGAAGGTTTTACAACTTCACTTTGCAAAGCGTTGGAAGAATGAATATATTTCCGAGCTACAAAggagatataagtggaagaccTTACAGAAGGACCTAAAGGAGGATGACTTAGTGGTTATCAAAGATGATAACTTACCTCCAACGGAATGGAG CTCCCAAAAGTGCAAAGTCTGTCAGGAGAGACATCATttgcgattttgccaaaaatttaacaaCATGGAAGTTTTAGAGCGTGTACAGACAGCGAAAGAAAAAGGATATTGTTTTAATTGCCTCTGTGCCTCTCATACGAGGGAATGGTGTCGATCTCGGAACACCTGTGCAGTTTGTAACCGAAACCATCACACTAAACTTCACGTGGATCGCCAGAAGCCAAAACGGGATTCAAAACCATCCTCTATTCGCCAAAGTTCGCCTTCATCTACATCACGTCGAACGCCTTCCCAGAAATCTGATGGGTCGCAAGTCAGTCAAAACAAGGAAATTAAGGATTCAAAGATGAAGCGCCGTCTTGGAGGAAGGTCTAAACGGCATGTTTTTATGCCAACTGCATTAGCTCGAGCAATCACTGTTGGCGGTACAAACAAGACACGAATTCTGTTAAACTCAGGCGCAACCCAGACAGTCATTTTGAAGTCATTTGTCAAAAATCAACAGCTTCAAACCACGAACAAGAATGGAAAAGTATTTTGTACCGTAAACCTTCAATCTTTCCATGACAGCACAGTGAAAATTCAAATCCACGGAGTCGTTAAAATGAAGTTTGATTCTCCACTTCCAGAAAAAGTTTCCGACACAATTCTTGAGAATACTTACTCCCAACTTCCAGATTTAGCTGACCCTCATTTTTATCACCCTGTTAACATTGACATAATGATTGCTAATGATGAGATGTCCAAG TCTGGAGTTTCCTCATTAAAAGTTGGAGGCTAA